Proteins from a genomic interval of Sporomusaceae bacterium:
- a CDS encoding flagellar basal body L-ring protein FlgH: MMSNIYIKATILSMVLALALLVPLQHQAEATSLWAEQTSLFGDRKARAVGDSLTIVISESSTASRSGTANNSKSASNSMAAGTGVFKWLAAAEASGKDSFKADGKITNTNAVTGRITVQVTGVKPNGNLLVSGTQSINQNGEEQKITITGEVRPEDISADNAVLSSNVANAQLKIDGKGPIANKQRQGILTQIFNLLF; encoded by the coding sequence ATGATGTCGAATATTTACATAAAAGCAACAATCCTGTCGATGGTGCTGGCTCTCGCGCTGCTCGTTCCGCTGCAGCATCAGGCCGAGGCTACGTCGCTGTGGGCTGAACAGACCAGCCTGTTCGGCGACCGCAAGGCCCGCGCCGTGGGCGACAGCCTGACGATCGTCATCAGCGAGTCATCGACCGCCAGCCGCTCCGGCACTGCTAACAATTCAAAATCGGCCAGCAATAGCATGGCAGCCGGCACCGGCGTATTCAAGTGGCTCGCCGCTGCCGAGGCAAGCGGCAAAGACAGCTTTAAGGCCGATGGCAAAATAACCAACACTAATGCCGTAACCGGCCGGATTACCGTTCAAGTGACGGGGGTCAAGCCGAACGGCAACCTCTTAGTCTCCGGGACGCAGAGCATCAATCAGAACGGCGAGGAACAGAAAATAACCATCACCGGCGAGGTTCGTCCCGAAGATATCAGCGCCGACAACGCCGTCCTGTCGTCAAACGTCGCCAACGCCCAGCTCAAGATCGACGGCAAAGGGCCGATCGCGAACAAGCAGCGGCAGGGAATCCTCACCCAGATATTCAATCTCCTGTTCTAG
- a CDS encoding flagellar basal body P-ring protein FlgI codes for MRRLIALILITILLAASAAPALAYGPRIKDVAKLQGVRSNQIYGYGLVVGLAGTGDSDKSTFTIQSIVNMLKTFGITISTAQLKPKNVGAVMVTAQLPPFVKPGDTIDITVSSMGDAKSLQGGTLLQTPLKAANGAVYAVGQGPLSIGGFSAGGGGASQQKNHVTVGSIPSGAIVERDVPTQFEDGGSVVFVLNKPDFTTASRISEAVDRRFGPISKARDAGSVAIFVPLEYTGNLVGFVAALEELPVTPDNAAKVVVNERTGTVVMGGHVTIDTVAVAQGGLTVKIAKSNEVSQPPPLSGGSTVVTPTTSVDVKDQPAPLVVLPATASVSDLVSALNAVGATPREVISILQAIKAAGALHAELQLI; via the coding sequence ATGCGCAGACTAATCGCTTTAATCCTGATAACGATACTGTTGGCCGCGAGCGCCGCTCCGGCCCTGGCCTACGGCCCCCGCATCAAGGATGTCGCCAAGCTTCAGGGGGTGCGCAGCAACCAGATTTACGGCTATGGACTTGTCGTCGGCCTTGCCGGCACTGGCGACTCCGACAAGAGCACCTTCACCATCCAATCGATCGTCAATATGCTGAAAACCTTCGGTATCACTATCTCCACCGCCCAGCTCAAGCCAAAGAACGTGGGGGCGGTGATGGTGACGGCGCAGTTGCCGCCGTTTGTCAAACCGGGCGATACCATCGACATAACAGTTTCGTCCATGGGCGACGCCAAGAGCCTCCAGGGAGGCACGCTGCTGCAAACGCCGCTCAAGGCGGCTAACGGGGCGGTCTACGCTGTTGGCCAGGGGCCTCTTTCGATCGGCGGATTCTCCGCCGGCGGCGGCGGCGCCAGCCAGCAGAAAAATCATGTCACCGTTGGCTCCATTCCCAGCGGCGCCATTGTCGAACGCGACGTTCCCACCCAGTTCGAGGACGGCGGCAGCGTCGTCTTCGTCCTCAACAAACCGGATTTCACTACCGCCAGCCGCATCTCCGAAGCTGTCGACCGCCGCTTCGGCCCCATCTCCAAGGCCCGCGACGCCGGCTCGGTGGCAATATTCGTACCGCTCGAATACACCGGCAACCTGGTCGGCTTCGTAGCCGCCCTGGAAGAGCTGCCGGTAACCCCGGACAACGCCGCAAAGGTCGTCGTCAACGAGCGGACCGGTACCGTCGTAATGGGCGGCCATGTCACCATCGACACAGTGGCCGTGGCTCAGGGCGGCCTGACGGTGAAGATCGCCAAATCGAACGAGGTGTCGCAGCCGCCGCCCCTGTCCGGCGGTTCGACTGTGGTCACCCCGACAACCTCTGTAGACGTAAAAGATCAGCCCGCGCCGCTCGTCGTTCTCCCGGCCACGGCCAGCGTCAGCGACCTTGTCAGCGCCCTCAACGCGGTCGGCGCCACGCCCCGCGAAGTGATATCCATCCTCCAGGCCATCAAAGCGGCCGGCGCTCTTCACGCCGAGCTGCAGCTCATATAG
- a CDS encoding rod-binding protein — MQIKGPSAAVAAAGTKAAAGRDAKEDAKLKAACTEMEAVFLNLLMKEMRKSVPKGGLVGNSSQEDIMRSLLDSEMTKNMAQSGGVGLAEMLYRQLSAHDAPSDNKGQAPS, encoded by the coding sequence ATGCAGATTAAAGGACCGTCCGCCGCCGTCGCGGCCGCGGGCACAAAGGCTGCCGCCGGCAGGGACGCCAAGGAGGACGCTAAACTCAAGGCGGCCTGTACCGAAATGGAAGCAGTCTTCCTGAACCTCTTGATGAAGGAGATGCGCAAATCGGTGCCGAAAGGCGGCCTCGTTGGCAACAGCTCTCAGGAAGACATCATGCGCTCGCTCCTCGACAGCGAGATGACCAAGAATATGGCGCAATCCGGAGGGGTTGGCCTGGCAGAGATGCTCTACCGCCAGCTCAGCGCCCACGACGCACCGTCCGACAACAAAGGCCAGGCACCCAGTTAG
- a CDS encoding phosphodiester glycosidase family protein, producing the protein MTKFRRSISLLLAVWIVAALALVQAAPPVVQKVRFHQTAEKVRLVFDMSAVPDFNVTLEQDPLRLLIDMPATAAKGVPRQFVLNDPFVAAVEIQDAGPGQVRVAINLNMNVSHKVFKLAKPERLVVDLSKVYEQKIEQQVKPGINYTFWQRSQPFGPVSAHILLVDPKAGFTLQPVLSNGAVQGLETLSAMSAGARAAAAVNGSYFALNGEIIGLLKINGEIISSPNIARTAVGIFPDGRIVFDQVNWHGYAELPGGRADLSGVNRARGDDELILYTGYYGPATGTNPYGAEYVIGPDGRVTAVGRGNMPIGAGSVVLSAHGAPAKQLAGLKVGDTVTVRQSLGPHWDAAVHALGAGPMLIKEGTIYLTTKTEEFGSDVAGGRAPRTALGLTKAGQILLVVVDGRQAASAGLTLLELALFMQELGAVEAMNLDGGGSSEMVINDKIVNHPSDGRERKVADALAVVAGSLAK; encoded by the coding sequence TTGACCAAGTTTCGACGCAGCATCAGCCTTCTGCTGGCGGTATGGATCGTCGCGGCCCTGGCACTGGTCCAGGCGGCGCCCCCCGTCGTTCAGAAGGTCCGTTTCCATCAGACGGCGGAGAAGGTGCGGCTGGTCTTTGATATGAGCGCCGTGCCGGATTTCAACGTCACGCTTGAGCAGGACCCGCTTCGCCTCCTTATTGACATGCCTGCGACCGCCGCCAAGGGTGTACCCCGCCAATTCGTGCTCAACGATCCCTTCGTCGCCGCGGTGGAAATCCAGGATGCCGGTCCCGGACAGGTCAGGGTAGCCATCAACCTCAACATGAATGTCAGCCACAAGGTATTCAAGCTTGCCAAACCCGAACGCCTGGTGGTGGATCTGTCAAAGGTCTACGAACAGAAAATTGAGCAGCAGGTGAAGCCGGGTATAAATTATACATTCTGGCAGCGGAGCCAGCCGTTCGGGCCGGTCAGCGCCCATATACTCCTCGTTGACCCTAAGGCCGGATTCACGCTGCAGCCGGTGCTGTCCAACGGGGCGGTGCAGGGACTGGAGACGCTGTCCGCGATGAGCGCGGGCGCAAGGGCGGCGGCGGCCGTCAACGGCTCATACTTCGCGCTGAACGGCGAGATCATCGGCTTACTGAAAATTAACGGCGAGATTATCAGCTCGCCAAACATCGCGCGGACGGCTGTGGGGATATTCCCCGACGGCCGGATAGTCTTCGACCAGGTGAACTGGCACGGCTATGCCGAACTGCCGGGCGGGCGGGCCGACCTCAGCGGCGTCAACCGCGCCCGCGGCGACGACGAGCTCATCTTGTACACAGGCTACTACGGTCCAGCCACTGGCACAAACCCCTACGGCGCCGAATATGTCATCGGCCCGGATGGACGGGTAACCGCCGTGGGCCGGGGGAATATGCCGATTGGCGCCGGCAGCGTGGTGTTGTCGGCTCACGGGGCCCCGGCCAAACAACTGGCCGGCCTCAAGGTGGGTGACACCGTCACCGTCCGCCAAAGCCTCGGCCCGCATTGGGACGCCGCCGTCCATGCCCTCGGCGCCGGTCCGATGCTTATCAAGGAAGGCACCATCTACCTGACGACCAAAACGGAGGAATTCGGCAGTGACGTCGCCGGTGGCCGCGCTCCCCGCACCGCTCTCGGCTTGACCAAAGCAGGACAGATCCTTCTGGTGGTGGTCGACGGCCGCCAGGCTGCAAGCGCCGGCCTGACCCTGTTGGAGCTTGCTCTGTTCATGCAGGAGCTTGGGGCGGTAGAAGCTATGAACCTGGACGGCGGCGGCTCAAGCGAGATGGTTATCAACGACAAAATCGTCAACCACCCCTCGGACGGGCGCGAGCGCAAGGTCGCGGATGCCCTGGCGGTCGTTGCCGGCAGCCTTGCCAAATAG
- a CDS encoding biotin/lipoyl-binding protein, which yields MFRPKSVAILTVVLVLAAVAWAMAAGPLVDQKSVLSGRVIADGLAVPGAGVREGNVLVRVEGLTGPAIAVRANVDGQVREVLVKPGDTVRTGDVLVRIEPRK from the coding sequence ATGTTCCGACCCAAGAGTGTAGCCATTTTGACCGTTGTGCTGGTATTGGCGGCGGTAGCCTGGGCGATGGCGGCCGGGCCGCTTGTCGACCAGAAAAGCGTGCTGTCAGGCCGAGTGATCGCCGACGGTTTGGCCGTGCCCGGCGCAGGCGTCCGCGAAGGCAACGTCCTGGTGCGGGTCGAGGGCCTCACCGGCCCGGCGATCGCCGTCAGGGCGAATGTCGACGGGCAAGTACGGGAAGTGCTGGTTAAACCCGGTGACACGGTCCGTACCGGCGATGTGCTGGTCAGGATCGAGCCTCGCAAATAA
- a CDS encoding SpoIVB peptidase S55 domain-containing protein, producing the protein MALVFRLCRVVLLAMLLSLPAAVAWAAPETMPLEEVRAGMQGIAKTVVSGTDIEEFGIEVLGIMKNKGPSGDLILIRTYGDLIDRTGGIAQGMSGSPVYIGGRLVGAVAYGWTFTDHKIGMVTPIADMLKLWELPAPKVRVPEEEAIKLEESETKTDGKPGDNKPDDGKPPVKDGVKKDGQGLEDVSTPLMAAGFGERALALLTEKLRPFKLMPYAVGDTPDGAEFGPLEPGSAVGVQLVRGDVSLGAMGTVTYTEGNKVLAFGHPFLKKGSAGYFLTNAYVFTTVKGMENSFKVGAIGPALGTIDQDRGAGVAGQLGVFPSVVPLRINVTDRALGASRDATIQVVQDEQLFPVLTAASVLSVLEKTADRIGAGTAKITFEISARNMPGDVFKRENMFYSAANIGEMAISELYELMALLAANQFQAVDVIDVQVDATVDPERRTAIIMEARPNVASAKPGDKIEIAVSLKPFRGETITVKVPFTIPRDQQPGPLTLEVRGGGMVPLLELLAKRQKGDEELLQTFGKLKTKTFDDMIKEMAERDRNNDIVVEILSGEAGELLGGMGAAKAPSTKLDPVPKPNAADGQNQKTPWSGKGAEGLKKPNTKSTVSTEYIIDSDTQVLINVEKSDTPAGKAVLYEWKVVKSDDTEQPL; encoded by the coding sequence ATGGCATTAGTGTTCAGGTTATGCCGGGTGGTGCTGCTGGCGATGCTGCTGTCGCTCCCGGCGGCGGTGGCCTGGGCTGCGCCCGAGACCATGCCGCTGGAGGAAGTGCGCGCCGGCATGCAGGGCATCGCCAAGACGGTGGTGTCCGGCACCGATATCGAAGAATTCGGCATTGAAGTACTAGGGATTATGAAGAATAAGGGGCCCTCCGGCGACCTGATTCTTATCCGCACATACGGCGACCTTATCGACCGTACCGGCGGCATCGCCCAGGGAATGAGCGGCAGTCCGGTATATATCGGCGGCCGCCTCGTCGGCGCCGTCGCCTACGGATGGACGTTTACCGACCACAAGATCGGCATGGTCACACCCATCGCCGACATGCTAAAACTCTGGGAACTTCCCGCCCCCAAAGTCCGCGTGCCCGAGGAAGAAGCGATAAAGCTTGAAGAATCGGAAACCAAGACCGACGGGAAGCCGGGCGATAATAAGCCTGACGATGGCAAACCGCCGGTCAAAGATGGCGTGAAAAAGGATGGGCAAGGCCTGGAAGATGTGTCAACGCCGCTAATGGCCGCCGGGTTTGGCGAGCGCGCCCTCGCGCTTCTCACCGAAAAACTGCGGCCCTTCAAGCTTATGCCGTATGCCGTCGGCGATACTCCTGACGGCGCCGAATTCGGGCCGCTCGAACCCGGCAGCGCCGTGGGCGTGCAGCTTGTCCGCGGCGACGTCAGCCTGGGCGCCATGGGTACGGTTACCTACACGGAAGGCAACAAAGTGCTGGCCTTTGGCCATCCCTTCCTTAAAAAGGGCAGCGCCGGGTATTTCCTGACGAACGCCTATGTATTCACGACCGTGAAAGGGATGGAGAATTCCTTTAAGGTCGGCGCCATCGGTCCAGCATTGGGGACAATCGACCAGGACCGGGGCGCTGGCGTTGCCGGCCAGTTGGGCGTATTTCCGAGCGTCGTCCCGCTGAGGATCAACGTCACCGACCGCGCGCTCGGCGCCTCCCGCGACGCCACAATCCAGGTAGTGCAGGACGAACAGCTCTTCCCCGTGCTGACGGCCGCTTCGGTCCTCAGCGTCCTCGAAAAGACAGCCGACCGGATAGGCGCCGGCACCGCCAAGATAACCTTCGAGATTTCCGCCCGCAACATGCCGGGCGATGTGTTCAAACGGGAAAACATGTTCTACAGCGCGGCCAATATCGGCGAAATGGCCATCAGCGAGCTGTATGAACTCATGGCTCTCCTGGCCGCCAATCAGTTCCAGGCTGTCGACGTCATTGACGTGCAGGTGGATGCGACTGTCGACCCTGAGCGGCGCACGGCCATCATTATGGAAGCCCGCCCCAACGTCGCCTCGGCCAAGCCGGGTGACAAGATCGAGATAGCGGTAAGTCTCAAACCATTCCGGGGCGAGACGATAACCGTCAAGGTCCCCTTTACCATCCCCCGGGATCAGCAACCCGGCCCGCTGACCCTCGAAGTCCGCGGCGGGGGCATGGTGCCGCTCCTCGAACTGCTGGCCAAGCGGCAGAAGGGCGACGAAGAACTGCTGCAAACCTTCGGAAAGCTTAAGACCAAGACCTTCGACGACATGATCAAGGAAATGGCCGAGCGCGACCGCAACAACGACATCGTCGTCGAAATTCTCAGCGGCGAGGCTGGCGAACTGCTCGGCGGCATGGGGGCGGCGAAAGCGCCGTCCACGAAACTCGACCCTGTTCCCAAGCCCAACGCCGCGGACGGCCAGAACCAGAAGACTCCGTGGTCGGGAAAGGGCGCGGAAGGACTCAAGAAACCGAATACCAAGAGCACCGTCAGTACAGAGTATATCATTGACAGTGACACCCAGGTGCTCATCAACGTGGAAAAGAGCGATACACCCGCCGGCAAAGCCGTGCTGTACGAATGGAAAGTTGTTAAAAGCGACGACACCGAACAGCCTCTGTAG
- a CDS encoding ABC transporter permease, with protein MFISLLERIGRQMIDFLEHTGQVVMLVGQTLASLRRSPNPGHALRQMAHLGVDSLPIVALTMLFTGMVMTMQIAHEFIKYGAQASVGGVVAIAVGRELSPVLTGVVAAGRVGAAITAEIGSMKVTEQIDALRVMATNPVAYLIVPRLIACVLMLPILVIFADMIGTVGGYLVAILYADINSFTFLNSIKVFAVVNDVTGGLIKSMFFGAIIAIIGCYKGLTTAEGAEGVGKATTGSVVTSMILIFISNYFLSLILYR; from the coding sequence ATGTTTATATCACTGCTGGAACGGATAGGCCGCCAAATGATCGATTTTCTTGAACATACCGGCCAGGTTGTGATGCTGGTCGGCCAGACGCTCGCGAGCCTTAGGCGTTCGCCGAACCCAGGCCACGCCTTACGCCAGATGGCTCACCTGGGGGTTGACTCCTTGCCGATTGTCGCCCTCACCATGCTGTTCACCGGTATGGTAATGACAATGCAGATCGCCCACGAGTTCATCAAGTACGGCGCGCAGGCCTCGGTGGGCGGGGTGGTGGCGATCGCGGTCGGACGGGAACTCTCTCCGGTGCTAACGGGCGTAGTGGCGGCTGGCAGGGTGGGCGCGGCCATCACGGCCGAAATCGGTTCGATGAAGGTGACCGAGCAGATCGACGCCCTGCGGGTGATGGCGACCAACCCCGTCGCCTACCTGATTGTTCCCCGGCTGATTGCCTGTGTGCTGATGCTGCCAATTCTGGTTATCTTCGCCGACATGATCGGCACGGTCGGCGGCTATCTAGTTGCGATCCTGTATGCTGACATTAATTCTTTTACCTTCCTTAATTCGATTAAAGTGTTCGCGGTGGTGAACGATGTAACCGGCGGGCTTATCAAGAGCATGTTTTTCGGCGCCATCATCGCCATCATCGGCTGCTATAAAGGGCTGACGACCGCCGAAGGGGCCGAAGGAGTAGGCAAGGCCACCACCGGCTCGGTAGTCACCTCGATGATTCTGATTTTCATCAGCAATTATTTCCTGTCACTGATACTGTACCGCTAG
- a CDS encoding ABC transporter ATP-binding protein: MIKLDNVSMAFRNKRVLDNISLDIAQGEIMVIIGPSGSGKSTILRLMIGLLRPSAGEIWINGQEISGASEEELNVIRRKMGMVFQYSALFDSMTVGENVAFGLRQHTALSEEEIGRTVRRRLRMVGLAGQEDVMPSELSGGMKKRVSLARAIAINPQIVLYDEPTAGLDPIMSTTIDRLICSTRRILNVTSVVVTHHMPSAFNIADRIAMIYDGRIIEIGTVSEIKKSSNPIVQQFIHGWARPGEFVKRRSRKSES; this comes from the coding sequence ATGATAAAGCTTGACAACGTAAGCATGGCGTTCCGCAACAAGCGGGTGCTGGACAACATCAGCCTGGACATCGCCCAGGGCGAAATTATGGTGATCATCGGCCCCAGCGGCTCGGGCAAGAGCACAATCCTGCGGCTGATGATCGGCCTGCTGAGACCGTCGGCCGGCGAGATATGGATCAACGGCCAAGAGATCTCCGGCGCCAGCGAGGAAGAACTTAACGTCATCCGCCGCAAGATGGGGATGGTATTCCAATATTCCGCCCTGTTCGACTCGATGACGGTGGGTGAAAATGTGGCTTTCGGCCTGCGGCAGCACACGGCGCTGTCCGAAGAGGAAATCGGCCGGACGGTGCGACGACGGCTGAGAATGGTCGGCCTCGCCGGTCAGGAGGACGTGATGCCCAGCGAGCTGTCGGGGGGCATGAAAAAACGCGTCAGCCTCGCCCGGGCGATCGCCATCAATCCGCAGATCGTGCTGTATGACGAGCCCACAGCAGGACTCGATCCGATAATGTCGACGACCATCGACCGCCTCATCTGCAGCACCCGCCGCATCCTCAACGTGACCTCGGTCGTCGTCACCCACCATATGCCGAGCGCCTTCAACATCGCCGACCGGATCGCCATGATCTACGATGGACGGATAATCGAGATCGGGACGGTAAGCGAGATCAAAAAGTCGTCCAATCCCATCGTACAGCAATTCATCCACGGCTGGGCAAGACCCGGCGAGTTTGTCAAAAGGAGGTCGAGAAAAAGTGAATCTTAG
- a CDS encoding MlaD family protein yields MNLSTEAKVGAISLIGLLLLGYMIVYLGGISFGEKGYPVQVVFSEVGGLKEGNVVRYAGVDVGRVAGVHAGDKGVEVQLRINPGIKIPEGAKFTIGTDGLLGEKFINIVPPRQSSGYLKPGATVAGEDPRGIDHLVNSADKTLADVQKLIQSLNEVLGDDKVKAAMKATALNARDITERLNEFSASLARMANNNEHDVNALVGNLRDMSANLKDVAARVDKMVTAVDNNGQTAKDLKETIQNLKKTSVRVEKIAASVEDIATDPETTKNIKETLRNARSVSEKANKMLTKIENVSVETGFEVMYNSHTDKYRSNADVRINTSPRDFAVIGVSGIGDNQKTNFQIGKGNAHFAGRAGVVEGKAGIGADTMLGKQLRLSLDVYDPNDVRVKLRTQYEIAPHTFIVGQTDSLNKQSNQNTYFGVRHSF; encoded by the coding sequence GTGAATCTTAGCACCGAAGCCAAGGTGGGCGCGATATCGCTGATCGGTCTGCTGCTGCTAGGGTATATGATCGTTTATCTCGGCGGCATCTCCTTTGGCGAAAAGGGATACCCAGTCCAGGTGGTTTTCAGCGAGGTCGGCGGCCTCAAAGAAGGCAACGTCGTTCGCTACGCCGGCGTCGATGTTGGCCGGGTGGCAGGGGTGCATGCCGGCGACAAGGGGGTAGAAGTGCAGCTTCGGATCAATCCGGGCATCAAAATCCCCGAAGGGGCCAAATTCACCATCGGCACCGACGGACTGTTGGGCGAAAAATTCATCAATATAGTGCCGCCGCGCCAGAGTTCCGGCTACCTCAAGCCGGGCGCCACCGTGGCCGGAGAGGATCCCCGCGGAATCGACCATCTGGTGAACTCGGCCGACAAGACGCTCGCCGACGTCCAGAAACTCATCCAATCCCTCAACGAAGTGCTCGGCGACGACAAAGTCAAGGCCGCCATGAAGGCCACCGCCCTCAACGCCCGCGATATAACCGAACGCCTCAACGAGTTCAGCGCCTCCCTGGCACGGATGGCCAACAATAACGAACATGACGTAAACGCCTTGGTCGGTAACCTGCGCGACATGTCCGCCAACCTCAAGGACGTAGCCGCCAGGGTCGACAAAATGGTGACCGCCGTCGACAACAACGGCCAGACGGCCAAAGACCTCAAGGAAACCATCCAGAATCTGAAAAAGACCAGTGTGCGGGTGGAGAAGATCGCCGCGTCGGTGGAAGACATCGCGACCGATCCGGAAACGACTAAAAACATCAAAGAAACGCTCCGCAACGCCCGCTCGGTCAGCGAGAAAGCCAACAAGATGCTGACCAAGATAGAGAACGTCAGCGTCGAAACCGGCTTCGAAGTGATGTATAACAGTCATACCGACAAGTACAGAAGCAACGCCGACGTCCGCATCAACACCTCGCCGCGCGATTTTGCCGTTATCGGCGTGAGCGGGATCGGCGACAACCAGAAGACCAACTTCCAGATCGGCAAGGGTAACGCGCACTTCGCCGGCCGGGCAGGCGTCGTCGAAGGCAAAGCCGGCATCGGGGCCGATACCATGCTGGGCAAACAGCTGCGCCTCTCGCTCGATGTCTACGACCCCAACGACGTACGGGTCAAACTGCGTACCCAGTACGAAATAGCGCCCCACACCTTCATCGTCGGCCAGACCGACAGCCTCAACAAGCAATCGAACCAGAACACATATTTCGGTGTGCGCCATTCCTTCTAG
- a CDS encoding TolC family protein yields the protein MRHQQVGKKTLALAVACGYMLVNAVAFAAPTELTLEESIALALKNNPTIKIAESDREKASWVVREAQAGQGPTLTYNHKDARYRSAPSTLTPNPTPTNDFDNTVSLSVSLYSGGKVDGTIGKAKYDYKVADLGLAETKQQLKLDATSAYFKVLQSRNMLQVRQESVDNLTAHLRNVQAQYDVGTVAKSDVLRSEVELANAQQNLIIAQNDYDLAMASLNNVVGLPLDTEIKLKEELKYEQAKLTLDDGVKFAMQYRPDVLQADYTLQGAKEIVKVARSGFLPSVTLSGSNNWSDEKFPGSKNSNWSVYLSTSLTLFDTNLTLSKVKEAEAGVVKANEQFRQTKDSVSLEVRQAYLSMKEAEKRIETSQVAVAKADEDFKIAQVRYNAGVGTNLDVIDAQLALAQAKTNYIQALYDYNTSKAKLDKAMGIAVKQ from the coding sequence ATGAGGCATCAGCAAGTAGGGAAGAAAACTTTGGCGCTGGCGGTGGCGTGTGGCTACATGCTGGTTAACGCCGTCGCGTTCGCGGCGCCTACCGAGCTTACGCTCGAGGAGAGCATCGCTCTGGCGCTCAAAAACAATCCGACGATAAAAATCGCCGAGTCAGACAGAGAAAAGGCTTCGTGGGTGGTAAGGGAAGCCCAGGCCGGACAGGGCCCAACCCTCACCTACAATCATAAAGATGCGCGCTACAGGTCGGCGCCGTCGACCCTCACGCCCAACCCAACTCCTACCAACGATTTTGACAACACTGTCAGCCTGTCGGTGTCGCTCTACAGCGGCGGGAAGGTCGACGGCACTATCGGCAAGGCTAAATACGACTACAAGGTGGCCGATCTCGGCCTGGCCGAGACCAAGCAGCAGCTGAAGCTGGACGCGACCAGCGCCTACTTCAAGGTACTGCAGTCCCGTAATATGCTGCAGGTCAGGCAGGAATCGGTGGACAACCTGACCGCCCACTTGCGCAACGTCCAGGCCCAGTACGACGTAGGTACGGTCGCCAAGTCGGATGTGCTGCGGTCCGAAGTTGAACTGGCCAACGCCCAGCAAAACCTCATCATAGCCCAAAACGATTACGACCTGGCAATGGCCAGCCTCAACAATGTCGTCGGATTGCCCCTCGACACCGAGATCAAACTCAAGGAAGAGCTGAAATACGAGCAGGCGAAACTGACCCTCGACGACGGTGTCAAATTTGCGATGCAGTACCGGCCGGACGTTCTCCAGGCCGACTATACCCTGCAGGGCGCCAAGGAAATCGTCAAGGTGGCCCGCAGCGGTTTTCTCCCGTCAGTAACGCTCAGCGGCTCCAACAACTGGTCTGACGAAAAATTCCCCGGCAGCAAAAACAGCAATTGGTCGGTATATCTCTCGACCTCGCTGACGCTGTTCGATACAAATCTCACCCTTTCCAAGGTCAAGGAAGCGGAAGCCGGCGTGGTCAAGGCCAATGAGCAGTTCCGCCAGACCAAGGACAGCGTTTCTCTCGAGGTGCGCCAGGCTTATCTCAGCATGAAGGAAGCCGAAAAACGCATCGAAACCAGCCAGGTTGCGGTGGCCAAGGCTGATGAGGACTTCAAGATTGCGCAGGTCCGCTATAACGCCGGCGTAGGCACAAACCTCGACGTCATTGACGCCCAACTGGCGCTGGCCCAGGCCAAAACAAATTATATCCAGGCGCTGTACGACTACAACACCAGCAAGGCCAAGCTCGACAAGGCCATGGGTATAGCCGTCAAACAGTGA